A section of the Lineus longissimus chromosome 1, tnLinLong1.2, whole genome shotgun sequence genome encodes:
- the LOC135494571 gene encoding uncharacterized protein LOC135494571 produces MDPSGRVDEFLSQIGTALQGMQEEMTNVMVGPPPPATPGSSGRMRYSTPYGATAESDDELFHKKPVVLPDWYNNDGKTDFEDWVERVRIVQRVNHWSEEQLMSFVPLRLKDDAFRVYKDMHDFEKCNFDTFCETFRLRGCPADVKVFKARLAARRKLETETYVQLAADIRRLVLKAFPSAGVAIREEMAVDYFTQALTDREVRLQVRRADCDTLDDALSRALAEESFQRAEKPGEARKGPQKVNMTRPGVADGPSGPGMQKQIDALSKKLNDALVALGQISTAPGRRARHWFLSGRLPPYHHRRKLC; encoded by the exons ATGGACCCATCTGGACGGGTAGACGAATTCCTGTCGCAGATTGGCACAGCCCTGCAGGGGATGCAGGAGGAGATGACGAATGTGATGGTTGGGCCACCACCGCCCGCAACTCCGGGTTCTTCTGGTCGGATGCGTTATTCGACTCCTTATGGGGCAACAGCTGAGTCCGATGACGAGCTGTTCCATAAGAAACCGGTGGTGTTACCGGATTGGTATAATAACGATGGTAAGACAGATTTCGAAGATTGGGTGGAAAGAGTGCGAATTGTGCAGAGGGTGAACCATTGGTCAGAGGAGCAGCTAATGAGTTTTGTGCCCTTGCGACTTAAGGACGATGCTTTTCGTGTTTACAAAGACATGCATGATTTTGAGAAATGTAATTTCGATACCTTTTGTGAAACTTTCAGGCTGCGGGGTTGCCCTGCTGATGTGAAGGTATTCAAGGCCAGACTGGCGGCGCGGCGTAAGCTTGAAACAGAGACTTACGTCCAATTGGCCGCAGACATCCGTCGTCTGGTCTTGAAGGCCTTTCCATCGGCAGGAGTGGCGATACGGGAAGAGATGGCGGTGGACTACTTTACTCAGGCACTAACCGATAGGGAAGTTCGGCTCCAGGTCAGGCGGGCCGACTGCGACACCTTGGACGATGCTTTGTCTAGGGCGCTGGCTGAGGAAAGTTTCCAAAGGGCCGAGAAACCTGGAGAGGCTAGGAAGGGTCCCCAGAAGGTGAACATGACGAGGCCGGGTGTCGCAGACGGACCGTCGGGACCTGGTATGCAGAAGCAGATAGACGCGCTTTCGAAAAAGCTAAATGACGCGCTGGTTGCTCTCGGTCAGATTAGTACAGCCCCTGGTAGGAGGGCTCGGCATT GGTTTTTGTCGGGGAGACTACCACCATACCACCATCGTCGGAAGTTGTGTTGA
- the LOC135494556 gene encoding dnaJ homolog subfamily C member 12-like isoform X2, which yields MKTQILHQIRSTNSLFPAFLVMESLFTYKKTQDDDYYIILGCGEHSSEEQILTEYKLRALECHPDKNPDDPDAAEVFAKLNRAKEVLTDAKMREAYDKWRHSEIPMPFERWMNMKDSMQTTMHWVMKTKSDPMIESSQQSQMASSAGNPKMHSGFQWERDSASEALRKFRNYEI from the exons ATGAAAACACAGATTTTGCACCAAATACGCTCTACAAATTCACTGTTTCCAGCTTTCCTTGTGATGGAATCGTTATTCACGTACAAGAAAACACAAGATGATGACTACTACATCATTTTGGGATGTGGTGAACATTCATCT GAGGAGCAGATCTTGACAGAGTACAAGCTTCGAGCTCTTGAATGTCATCCAGACAAAAATCCTGATGATCCGGATGCAG CTGAAGTGTTTGCCAAGCTGAATAGAGCCAAAGAAGTTCTGACAGATGCCAAGATGAGGGAAGCATATGATAAATGGAGACACAGTGAAATACCAATGCCTTTTGAGAGGTGGATGAACATGAAGGACAGCATGCAAACT ACCATGCACTGGGTGATGAAGACCAAGTCAGATCCGATGATTGAATCTAGTCAGCAATCACAAATGGCTTCCAGTGCAG GGAATCCAAAAATGCATAGTGGCTTCCAGTGGGAAAGAGATTCTGCATCTGAGGCTTTGAGGAAGTTCCGGAACTATGAGATATGA
- the LOC135494590 gene encoding uncharacterized protein LOC135494590 isoform X1 has product MVDRVKLEGHDIYPAKVEGSQDVFGVRRVTFQKSRWMLDDEAIMCPMCRNKFNQLRRKHHCRQCGKILCSKCCKEKVPLPQLGLEEPERICEICRPVTEMVTKSYSPLKEFLQDSAKCLSAAVSDSLSIKEVVELGGLHTLIYLAKEEDQTIRHHVVSGLHVLSMHEPLHPILAEAGAIKALCSILSSVTPAQLQTTIDGTSALMLFCKSADLKKKAIEDGALQVVLSLCEYEMPVSLLSVRILGLIVEHPGTHQTVAENNRNTIPRILQLIASEDEQMQEVALKTLVHLSSGKTLHRHKIVQDELSAGCVILKAIRNQPRNLQVLNNAVCLIANLAIGEEDQNALRDHLDCVCDLINSQSANRDLITHATRAIGNFAKFKLNANQIVPHIPDIILHCLKSRYDSVQYQSLRIIIYLLAHSTQKMKQALASKDGSLDVLEGLVNVPGMIDSIQTALLQNIPEVSAMP; this is encoded by the exons ATGGTTGATCGGGTCAAGTTAGAAGGACATGACATATATCCTGCAAAGGTTGAGGGGAGTCAGGATGTCTTTGGTGTCAGGCGGGTCACTTTTCAGAAATCGAG ATGGATGCTAGATGATGAAGCCATCATGTGCCCTATGTGTAGAAACAAATTCAACCAACTGCGACGCAAGCATCACTGTCGGCAGTGTGGTAAAATCCTGTGTAGCAAATGCTGCAAGGAAAAAGTGCCTTTACCACAACTAGGATTGGAGGAACCGGAGAGAATTTGTGAAATATGCCGTCCCGTCACAGAAATGGTCACCAAATCATACTCGCCTCTCAAG GAATTTCTCCAGGACTCGGCAAAATGTTTATCAGCGGCTGTGAGTGATTCTTTATCTATCAAGGAGGTTGTTGAATTGGGTGGTCTTCATACATTGATATACTTGGCAAAAGAAGAGGACCAAACAATTAGG caCCATGTGGTATCAGGATTGCATGTGTTATCAATGCATGAACCATTACATCCTATTTTAGCCGAGGCCGGAGCAATTAAGGCATTATGTAG CATTTTGTCATCTGTAACCCCAGCACAACTACAGACTACCATTGATGGAACAAGTGCCTTGATGTTATTTTGTAAATCTGCTGATCTCAAAAAGAAAG CCATAGAAGATGGTGCCTTGCAAGTTGTACTGTCCCTGTGTGAATATGAAATGCCCGTCTCACTCCTGTCTGTCAGGATACTCGGTCTCATTGTGGAGCACCCAGGCACACATCAGACAGTCGCCGAAAACAACAGAAATACAATCCCACGAATACTCCAGCTGATAGCATCGGAGGACGAACAG ATGCAGGAAGTTGCATTAAAAACTCTTGTCCATCTTTCCTCGGGGAAGACCTTACATCGACATAAAATTGTACAG GATGAACTGAGCGCAGGGTGTGTGATCTTGAAAGCAATCAGAAACCAACCTCGTAATCTACAGGTACTCAACAATGCTGTCTGCCTGATTGCAAATCTGGCAATAGGGGAGGAGGACCAA AATGCTCTCCGGGACCACTTAGATTGTGTTTGTGACCTGATAAATTCACAGTCGGCCAACAGAGACCTAATCACTCATGCTACAAGGGCCATAGGAAACTTCGCAAAGTTCAAGCTGAATGCAAACCAAATA GTTCCACACATCCCTGATATAATCCTTCATTGTCTTAAGTCGAGGTATGATTCTGTCCAATATCAGAGTTTAAGAATCATCATTTACTTATTGGCACATTCCACACAGAAAATGAAGCAGGCACTAGCAAG TAAAGATGGCTCCCTGGACGTATTGGAAGGGCTGGTAAACGTCCCTGGTATGATAGACTCCATCCAAACCGCATTACTTCAGAACATCCCGGAGGTGTCGGCCATGCCGTGA
- the LOC135494580 gene encoding nucleolar and coiled-body phosphoprotein 1-like isoform X1 — MSINNLFNVAARPCSRVAGNRIKPNFTFVRNWETVVSPPAQVTNGKEQVVTSGVLISPRPHISHNSSFSSIAENSPTPVIISHTTSNQSEADNDDNEEEMVEEEQEKGHSGDNRGADDERGDDAGDDVSEDEEDEDDDGGRADDEEEVHSQQSANGAAANKEGGEGEMMEVSSGGQAQSDKSSDRNVPASHLMPPPPAPTVNNTDELPDVSPIPAAVGVVAYKTPASAGIKRPSSRMTSTPAHLQKESPKQTPGFEVIDTAKRLKQPANTFVPARKRPTISKPVSTQEQSGSQASDNEQHVMPEVQLWVGAGPLRRVSDTTELDVLLTAVEDISYEFKQKNPNPMKKKTVNGFVLKVRKEVTDVIDSVQELKSSQSALTRTTHSLKMAYQELVQKQNKYFNLLEQEASLEREKKAVEKQAAMRDVSEWLFKLEDLQARYKESVADKQVKENYNTRENLPALLKETITSLSAAKKLKNANDQVERLIETRLNSSRHGRHLRDVLK, encoded by the exons ATGAGTATCAATAACCTATTCAATGTCGCAGCTAGGCCTTGTTC gagagtTGCAGGCAATCGCATTAAACCAAATTTCACATTTGTCAGAAACTGGGAAACAGTAGTTTCACCTCCAGCACAAGTCACTAATGGCAAG GAGCAGGTGGTTACCTCTGGTGTTTTGATATCGCCCAGACCACACATCAGCCACAACTCGAGCTTTTCATCAATCGCTGAAAACAGCCCAACTCCAGTGATCATTTCACATACCACATCTAATCAGTCTGAAG CAgacaatgatgacaatgaggaGGAAATGGTCGAAGAAGAACAAGAGAAAGGCCATAGTGGTGATAACAGGGGGGCTGATGATGAGAGGGGTGATGATGCTGGGGATGACGTtagtgaagatgaagaagatgaagatgatgatggtggaaGAGCAGATGATGAGGAAGAGGTACATTCACAACAATCTGCCAATGGAGCGGCAGCAAATAAGGAGGGTGGAGAAGGAGAAATGATGGAGGTCAGTTCTGGTGGTCAAGCCCAATCTGATAAGTCATCAGACAGGAATGTGCCTGCTTCTCATCTTATGCCTCCACCCCCTGCTCCGACAGTGAACAACACAGATGAACTACCAGATGTTTCGCCTATCCCAGCTGCTGTAGGAGTTGTAGCATATAAAACTCCAGCATCTGCTGGAATCAAGCG GCCAAGTAGTAGGATGACATCAACACCAGCACATCTACAGAAAGAAAGCCCTAAACAGACACCAGGTTTTGAAGTGATCGACACTGCCAAGAGACTGAAACAGCCTGCCAATACCTTTGTACCGGCTCGTAAGAGACCAACTATTTCCAAACCAGTCTCAACTCAAGAACAGTCAGGATCACAGGCTTCAGACAATGAACAGCATGTCA TGCCTGAGGTGCAGCTGTGGGTTGGAGCAGGTCCCTTGCGCAGGGTTTCTGACACAACAGAATTGGATGTGCTTTTGACAGCAGTGGAGGATATCAGCTATGAATTCAA GCAGAAGAACCCCAATCCGATGAAAAAGAAGACAGTGAATGGTTTTGTCTTAAAAGTCAGGAAGGAGGTGACAGATGTT ATTGACTCAGTTCAGGAATTAAAATCTTCACAATCTGCACTGACCAGG ACAACTCATTCACTGAAGATGGCGTACCAAGAACTGgtccaaaaacaaaacaaatactTCAA TTTGTTGGAGCAGGAAGCCTCTCTGGAGAGAGAGAAGAAAGCAGTGGAGAAGCAGGCAGCTATGAGGGATGTAAGCGAGTGGTTGTTCAAACTGGAAGACTTGCAGGCCAGGTACAAGGAGAGTGTAGCTGATAAACAAGTGAAGGAG AATTATAATACAAGAGAAAACCTGCCAGCGCTTCTGAAGGAAACGATAACTAGTTTATCTGCTGCAAAGAAACTCAAAAATGCTAATGATCAAGTGGAACGATTAATCGAAACAC GTCTGAATAGCTCACGGCATGGCCGACACCTCCGGGATGTTCTGAAGTAA
- the LOC135494556 gene encoding dnaJ homolog subfamily C member 12-like isoform X1: MKTQILHQIRSTNSLFPAFLVMESLFTYKKTQDDDYYIILGCGEHSSEEQILTEYKLRALECHPDKNPDDPDAAEVFAKLNRAKEVLTDAKMREAYDKWRHSEIPMPFERWMNMKDSMQTTMHWVMKTKSDPMIESSQQSQMASSAAGNPKMHSGFQWERDSASEALRKFRNYEI; the protein is encoded by the exons ATGAAAACACAGATTTTGCACCAAATACGCTCTACAAATTCACTGTTTCCAGCTTTCCTTGTGATGGAATCGTTATTCACGTACAAGAAAACACAAGATGATGACTACTACATCATTTTGGGATGTGGTGAACATTCATCT GAGGAGCAGATCTTGACAGAGTACAAGCTTCGAGCTCTTGAATGTCATCCAGACAAAAATCCTGATGATCCGGATGCAG CTGAAGTGTTTGCCAAGCTGAATAGAGCCAAAGAAGTTCTGACAGATGCCAAGATGAGGGAAGCATATGATAAATGGAGACACAGTGAAATACCAATGCCTTTTGAGAGGTGGATGAACATGAAGGACAGCATGCAAACT ACCATGCACTGGGTGATGAAGACCAAGTCAGATCCGATGATTGAATCTAGTCAGCAATCACAAATGGCTTCCAGTGCAGCAG GGAATCCAAAAATGCATAGTGGCTTCCAGTGGGAAAGAGATTCTGCATCTGAGGCTTTGAGGAAGTTCCGGAACTATGAGATATGA
- the LOC135494580 gene encoding nucleolar and coiled-body phosphoprotein 1-like isoform X2 encodes MSINNLFNVAARPCSRVAGNRIKPNFTFVRNWETVVSPPAQVTNGKEQVVTSGVLISPRPHISHNSSFSSIAENSPTPVIISHTTSNQSEDNDDNEEEMVEEEQEKGHSGDNRGADDERGDDAGDDVSEDEEDEDDDGGRADDEEEVHSQQSANGAAANKEGGEGEMMEVSSGGQAQSDKSSDRNVPASHLMPPPPAPTVNNTDELPDVSPIPAAVGVVAYKTPASAGIKRPSSRMTSTPAHLQKESPKQTPGFEVIDTAKRLKQPANTFVPARKRPTISKPVSTQEQSGSQASDNEQHVMPEVQLWVGAGPLRRVSDTTELDVLLTAVEDISYEFKQKNPNPMKKKTVNGFVLKVRKEVTDVIDSVQELKSSQSALTRTTHSLKMAYQELVQKQNKYFNLLEQEASLEREKKAVEKQAAMRDVSEWLFKLEDLQARYKESVADKQVKENYNTRENLPALLKETITSLSAAKKLKNANDQVERLIETRLNSSRHGRHLRDVLK; translated from the exons ATGAGTATCAATAACCTATTCAATGTCGCAGCTAGGCCTTGTTC gagagtTGCAGGCAATCGCATTAAACCAAATTTCACATTTGTCAGAAACTGGGAAACAGTAGTTTCACCTCCAGCACAAGTCACTAATGGCAAG GAGCAGGTGGTTACCTCTGGTGTTTTGATATCGCCCAGACCACACATCAGCCACAACTCGAGCTTTTCATCAATCGCTGAAAACAGCCCAACTCCAGTGATCATTTCACATACCACATCTAATCAGTCTGAAG acaatgatgacaatgaggaGGAAATGGTCGAAGAAGAACAAGAGAAAGGCCATAGTGGTGATAACAGGGGGGCTGATGATGAGAGGGGTGATGATGCTGGGGATGACGTtagtgaagatgaagaagatgaagatgatgatggtggaaGAGCAGATGATGAGGAAGAGGTACATTCACAACAATCTGCCAATGGAGCGGCAGCAAATAAGGAGGGTGGAGAAGGAGAAATGATGGAGGTCAGTTCTGGTGGTCAAGCCCAATCTGATAAGTCATCAGACAGGAATGTGCCTGCTTCTCATCTTATGCCTCCACCCCCTGCTCCGACAGTGAACAACACAGATGAACTACCAGATGTTTCGCCTATCCCAGCTGCTGTAGGAGTTGTAGCATATAAAACTCCAGCATCTGCTGGAATCAAGCG GCCAAGTAGTAGGATGACATCAACACCAGCACATCTACAGAAAGAAAGCCCTAAACAGACACCAGGTTTTGAAGTGATCGACACTGCCAAGAGACTGAAACAGCCTGCCAATACCTTTGTACCGGCTCGTAAGAGACCAACTATTTCCAAACCAGTCTCAACTCAAGAACAGTCAGGATCACAGGCTTCAGACAATGAACAGCATGTCA TGCCTGAGGTGCAGCTGTGGGTTGGAGCAGGTCCCTTGCGCAGGGTTTCTGACACAACAGAATTGGATGTGCTTTTGACAGCAGTGGAGGATATCAGCTATGAATTCAA GCAGAAGAACCCCAATCCGATGAAAAAGAAGACAGTGAATGGTTTTGTCTTAAAAGTCAGGAAGGAGGTGACAGATGTT ATTGACTCAGTTCAGGAATTAAAATCTTCACAATCTGCACTGACCAGG ACAACTCATTCACTGAAGATGGCGTACCAAGAACTGgtccaaaaacaaaacaaatactTCAA TTTGTTGGAGCAGGAAGCCTCTCTGGAGAGAGAGAAGAAAGCAGTGGAGAAGCAGGCAGCTATGAGGGATGTAAGCGAGTGGTTGTTCAAACTGGAAGACTTGCAGGCCAGGTACAAGGAGAGTGTAGCTGATAAACAAGTGAAGGAG AATTATAATACAAGAGAAAACCTGCCAGCGCTTCTGAAGGAAACGATAACTAGTTTATCTGCTGCAAAGAAACTCAAAAATGCTAATGATCAAGTGGAACGATTAATCGAAACAC GTCTGAATAGCTCACGGCATGGCCGACACCTCCGGGATGTTCTGAAGTAA
- the LOC135494549 gene encoding NAD-dependent protein deacetylase sirtuin-1-like, translating to MFEEPVVTEDGADERSGSQSGENGEGEDDSDSDNVSEISDLSGLSEAGWRPIAGPIAWVQKQIMMGVNPREVLKDLISNNTSIPDDLNDMLMWRIIVNILSEPAKRSKLSHINTLNDVIHLMSTCKKILVLTGAGVSVPCGIPDFRSRDGIYARLAVDWPDLHEPQDMFDIRFFMRNPRPFFKFAKEIYPGQFEPSRSHRFIRKIEENGRLLRNYTQNIDTLEQVADIENVIQCHGSFATATCVTCKYKVDADDIRTDIMNQVIPRCPKCSADSPFPVMKPDIVFFGEGLPDEFHQKMEEDKDECDLLIVIGSSLKVRPVALIPNSLPANVPQILINREPLRHLNFDVELLGDCDVIVNELCHRLGEGWNNMCVKEPLEEVSKGQLLTPPPVGPSSPQFRRNMSNLSNISDTACMRTELESVHLQQEDNNSNNSNLSDSDRANSKVSWSLGKLTEDEEFESGRSLEMPSPTKIIEDNGTCSRDSGTYDMSTGADTDNHSDIASSSSPKPVDDSNSAHASDDSIEVIRSMWQSRKHNIASSLPERSFLCVRPSRYVFPGAEVYSDDEGNDESDNESFHSSHADNGVSSTSLEEHNEKEGCSVDPSFKEKLDKIDGLGCRNGIAQHTEGMGDHAS from the exons ATGTTTGAAGAGCCTGTTGTGACAGAAGATGGAGCTGATGAAAGATCCGGCTCTCAATCTGGAGAGAATGGAGAGGGAGAAGATGATAGTGACAGTGACAATGTCAGTGAAATTAGTGACTTGTCTGGTTTGAGTGAAGCCGGATGGAGACCTATTGCAG GTCCCATAGCATGGGTTCAGAAGCAGATCATGATGGGGGTGAATCCAAGAGAAGTGCTGAAGGATCTCATCTCAAATAACACATCAATCCCAGATGATTTGAATGATATGTTAATGTGGAGGATCATCGTCAATATCCTTTCTGAACCTGCCAAGCGCTCTAAACTAAGTCACATCAACACACTCAATGATGTCATCCATCTGATGAGCACCTGCAAGAAAATTCTTGTTCTTACTGGAGCAGGG GTATCTGTTCCTTGTGGCATCCCAGATTTTCGTTCCCGGGATGGTATCTATGCCCGACTTGCTGTGGACTGGCCTGACCTTCATGAACCACAGGACATGTTTGACATCAGATTCTTCATGCGAAATCCAAGACCATTCTTCAAATTTGCCAAA GAAATTTATCCAGGACAGTTTGAACCATCAAGATCTCACCGATTTATCAGAAAAATAGAAGAAAATGGTAGATTGTTGCGGAACTACACTCAGAATATAGACACTTTGGAACAAGTGGCTGACATTGAGAATGTGATTCAGTGTCATG GTTCATTTGCAACAGCAACTTGTGTAACCTGCAAGTACAAAGTAGACGCAGATGACATCCGTACTGACATCATGAACCAGGTTATACCACGCTGTCCAAAGTGTAGTGCTGACTCACCATTCCCGGTGATGAAGCCAGACATAGTGTTCTTTGGCGAGGGCCTCCCTGACGAGTTCCACCAGAAGATGGAAGAAGACAAAGATGAATGTGACCTCCTGATTGTCATTGGCTCGTCGCTCAAAGTCAGACCTGTCGCACTGATACCGA ATTCCTTGCCTGCAAATGTGCCACAGATCCTCATTAACAGGGAGCCACTGCGCCATTTGAACTTTGATGTTGAACTGTTAGGAGATTGTGACGTTATTGTGAATGAACTGTGCCATCGGCTTGGAGAGGGTTGGAACAATATGTGTGTAAAAGAACCACTAGAGGAGGTCTCGAAGGGCCAGTTGTTGACACCACCACCTGTTGGCCCGTCTTCCCCACAATTCCGACGAAATATGAGTAATCTGTCAAATATCAGTGACACTGCGTGTATGAGAACAGAGCTTGAAAGTGTTCATCTTCAGCAGGAGGACAACAATAGTAACAATAGCAATCTCTCTGATAGTGACAGAGCAAACTCTAAAGTGTCGTGGTCCCTGGGAAAACTAACCGAAGATGAGGAATTTGAAAGTGGAAGATCTCTGGAGATGCCTTCTCCAACGAAGATAATAGAGGATAATGGTACTTGTAGTCGAGACAGTGGCACCTATGACATGTCGACAGGTGCCGACACTGATAATCATTCTGATATCGCCAGTTCCTCTAGTCCCAAGCCAGTGGACGATAGTAACAGTGCACATGCTAGTGATGATAGCATTGAGGTGATCCGATCAATGTGGCAGTCTCGTAAACACAACATTGCAAGCAGCTTACCAG AACGGTCATTCCTCTGTGTACGTCCGAGTCGCTATGTCTTTCCTGGAGCTGAGGTTTACTCTGATGATGAGGGCAATGATGAATCCGATAACGAGAGTTTTCACAGTTCACATGCAGATAACGGAGTGTCTTCAACGAGTTTGGAAGAACACAATGAGAAAGAAGGATGTTCGGTTGATCCAAGTTTCAAGGAGAAGTTGGACAAAATAGATGGCTTGGGATGTCGCAATGGTATTGCACAGCATACAGAGGGAATGGGAGATCATGCAAGTTAG
- the LOC135494590 gene encoding uncharacterized protein LOC135494590 isoform X2 encodes MTYILQRWMLDDEAIMCPMCRNKFNQLRRKHHCRQCGKILCSKCCKEKVPLPQLGLEEPERICEICRPVTEMVTKSYSPLKEFLQDSAKCLSAAVSDSLSIKEVVELGGLHTLIYLAKEEDQTIRHHVVSGLHVLSMHEPLHPILAEAGAIKALCSILSSVTPAQLQTTIDGTSALMLFCKSADLKKKAIEDGALQVVLSLCEYEMPVSLLSVRILGLIVEHPGTHQTVAENNRNTIPRILQLIASEDEQMQEVALKTLVHLSSGKTLHRHKIVQDELSAGCVILKAIRNQPRNLQVLNNAVCLIANLAIGEEDQNALRDHLDCVCDLINSQSANRDLITHATRAIGNFAKFKLNANQIVPHIPDIILHCLKSRYDSVQYQSLRIIIYLLAHSTQKMKQALASKDGSLDVLEGLVNVPGMIDSIQTALLQNIPEVSAMP; translated from the exons ATGACATATATCCTGCAAAG ATGGATGCTAGATGATGAAGCCATCATGTGCCCTATGTGTAGAAACAAATTCAACCAACTGCGACGCAAGCATCACTGTCGGCAGTGTGGTAAAATCCTGTGTAGCAAATGCTGCAAGGAAAAAGTGCCTTTACCACAACTAGGATTGGAGGAACCGGAGAGAATTTGTGAAATATGCCGTCCCGTCACAGAAATGGTCACCAAATCATACTCGCCTCTCAAG GAATTTCTCCAGGACTCGGCAAAATGTTTATCAGCGGCTGTGAGTGATTCTTTATCTATCAAGGAGGTTGTTGAATTGGGTGGTCTTCATACATTGATATACTTGGCAAAAGAAGAGGACCAAACAATTAGG caCCATGTGGTATCAGGATTGCATGTGTTATCAATGCATGAACCATTACATCCTATTTTAGCCGAGGCCGGAGCAATTAAGGCATTATGTAG CATTTTGTCATCTGTAACCCCAGCACAACTACAGACTACCATTGATGGAACAAGTGCCTTGATGTTATTTTGTAAATCTGCTGATCTCAAAAAGAAAG CCATAGAAGATGGTGCCTTGCAAGTTGTACTGTCCCTGTGTGAATATGAAATGCCCGTCTCACTCCTGTCTGTCAGGATACTCGGTCTCATTGTGGAGCACCCAGGCACACATCAGACAGTCGCCGAAAACAACAGAAATACAATCCCACGAATACTCCAGCTGATAGCATCGGAGGACGAACAG ATGCAGGAAGTTGCATTAAAAACTCTTGTCCATCTTTCCTCGGGGAAGACCTTACATCGACATAAAATTGTACAG GATGAACTGAGCGCAGGGTGTGTGATCTTGAAAGCAATCAGAAACCAACCTCGTAATCTACAGGTACTCAACAATGCTGTCTGCCTGATTGCAAATCTGGCAATAGGGGAGGAGGACCAA AATGCTCTCCGGGACCACTTAGATTGTGTTTGTGACCTGATAAATTCACAGTCGGCCAACAGAGACCTAATCACTCATGCTACAAGGGCCATAGGAAACTTCGCAAAGTTCAAGCTGAATGCAAACCAAATA GTTCCACACATCCCTGATATAATCCTTCATTGTCTTAAGTCGAGGTATGATTCTGTCCAATATCAGAGTTTAAGAATCATCATTTACTTATTGGCACATTCCACACAGAAAATGAAGCAGGCACTAGCAAG TAAAGATGGCTCCCTGGACGTATTGGAAGGGCTGGTAAACGTCCCTGGTATGATAGACTCCATCCAAACCGCATTACTTCAGAACATCCCGGAGGTGTCGGCCATGCCGTGA